One window of the Allorhizobium ampelinum S4 genome contains the following:
- a CDS encoding LysR family transcriptional regulator has product MTDSSEFRSRMARLPQLGALKAFSVAARYESFVLAAQELHVTHGAISKQVKNLEESLGEPLFLRRNRAVFLTERGRQLAARLASVFQDLENVVTDFRSNAYAQPLIVSCEPTLCLKFLIPNLGDLKERTGLDVKVLAAGGKIDFRRDHVDLAVRRNDFAIDPRLHVRELAPEAMGMVCTPQVAADLNNVPRPSVPALHTRSRPDAWLNWRKTQPGTRKFNSDIFYEHFYLALEAAMAGQGVALASIHMVTTDMAAGRLAALGAFHQDGTHYLAVSNSDFAADERRLVFTDWLSQRMRAHLAQASTARPTAETRHLP; this is encoded by the coding sequence ATGACCGACAGTTCCGAATTCCGATCCAGGATGGCGCGCCTGCCACAATTGGGGGCTTTGAAGGCCTTTTCGGTGGCAGCACGGTATGAAAGTTTTGTGTTGGCGGCCCAGGAATTGCACGTCACACACGGGGCGATCAGCAAGCAGGTCAAAAATCTGGAGGAAAGTCTGGGCGAGCCGCTGTTCCTGCGTCGCAACCGGGCGGTCTTCCTGACGGAGCGCGGTCGTCAACTGGCGGCCAGGCTTGCCTCCGTGTTCCAGGATCTGGAAAATGTCGTAACGGATTTTCGCAGCAATGCCTATGCGCAACCCCTGATCGTCTCCTGCGAACCGACGCTCTGCCTGAAATTCCTCATACCAAACCTTGGTGATCTGAAAGAAAGGACCGGTCTGGATGTCAAGGTTCTCGCCGCAGGCGGGAAAATCGATTTTCGCCGCGATCACGTCGACCTTGCCGTGCGGCGCAACGATTTTGCCATCGACCCCCGCCTGCATGTGAGGGAACTGGCGCCGGAAGCGATGGGAATGGTTTGCACGCCGCAGGTGGCGGCTGATCTCAACAACGTACCTCGCCCCAGCGTACCGGCCCTGCATACCCGCTCGCGTCCCGATGCCTGGCTGAACTGGCGCAAGACCCAGCCGGGAACCCGCAAGTTCAACTCGGACATTTTTTACGAGCATTTCTATCTGGCCCTCGAGGCGGCGATGGCTGGCCAGGGTGTCGCGCTGGCATCGATCCATATGGTGACGACGGATATGGCAGCCGGACGACTGGCCGCACTCGGTGCGTTTCATCAGGATGGCACCCATTATCTCGCCGTCTCCAATAGCGATTTTGCCGCCGATGAACGACGGCTGGTATTCACCGACTGGCTGTCGCAACGCATGCGAGCCCATCTGGCGCAGGCATCCACTGCGCGCCCGACCGCAGAAACAAGGCATCTGCCATAA
- a CDS encoding invasion associated locus B family protein, producing MSSLQTVALMLAILGFSASFASAAPRMVKQFDHWGLFSYKDGGKTVCYVLSVPSKEDPVGIDHGKNFFLIAPKKTGGVNYYPQAVMGYNVAQGSTIDVNVDDKTFQMVPKANVGWTRLEAEDAKVIAAMKQGRRMTVKTTSKRGTHTTYTYSLQGVSAALKQAQACR from the coding sequence ATGTCATCACTACAAACCGTTGCATTAATGCTTGCCATTCTTGGGTTTTCGGCGAGCTTTGCATCGGCAGCCCCTCGGATGGTCAAGCAGTTCGATCACTGGGGGCTGTTTTCCTACAAGGATGGCGGCAAGACCGTTTGCTATGTGCTGTCCGTGCCTTCAAAGGAAGATCCTGTGGGCATCGACCATGGCAAGAATTTCTTCCTGATCGCCCCGAAAAAGACCGGCGGCGTCAATTATTACCCCCAGGCCGTCATGGGCTACAACGTCGCTCAGGGCTCGACCATCGATGTGAACGTCGATGACAAGACGTTCCAGATGGTGCCGAAAGCCAATGTCGGCTGGACCCGGCTGGAAGCAGAGGACGCCAAGGTGATTGCCGCCATGAAGCAAGGTCGCCGGATGACCGTGAAAACCACCTCGAAGCGCGGCACCCACACCACCTATACCTATTCGCTCCAGGGCGTTTCGGCGGCGCTGAAACAGGCCCAGGCCTGCCGCTGA
- the thrH gene encoding bifunctional phosphoserine phosphatase/homoserine phosphotransferase ThrH yields MTASICSFIDLEGVLVPEMWPHIAKSFGIPELQATTREIPDYRQLLDQRIKHLSDHHVTLAEICASVAELDLFNGAVEFLAALKLRGRVVIVSDSFSPMNRHFIEQIAADQVLCHSFQTNDEDIVTGFDFWNGLAGKHLCFDAVDTEGCAHFAMGDALNDISMIRAATYGVLFQPSMATLLAAPDLRATSSYSEVLDILDEAIYINSRSASKRATTFLGSAFG; encoded by the coding sequence ATGACCGCATCCATCTGTTCCTTCATCGATCTCGAAGGCGTTCTCGTTCCGGAAATGTGGCCGCATATCGCCAAGTCGTTCGGAATTCCCGAACTCCAGGCGACCACGCGGGAAATTCCCGATTACCGTCAATTGCTGGATCAGCGGATAAAACACCTGTCCGATCACCACGTTACCCTGGCCGAAATCTGCGCCAGTGTCGCGGAACTCGATCTGTTCAATGGGGCGGTGGAATTCCTCGCAGCGCTCAAGCTGCGTGGGCGTGTGGTGATCGTCTCGGATTCCTTCAGCCCGATGAACCGGCATTTTATCGAGCAGATCGCTGCTGATCAGGTCCTCTGTCACAGTTTTCAGACCAATGACGAGGATATCGTCACCGGCTTCGACTTCTGGAATGGGCTGGCTGGAAAACATCTCTGTTTCGACGCCGTCGATACCGAGGGCTGCGCCCATTTTGCAATGGGCGACGCGTTGAACGACATTTCAATGATCCGTGCGGCGACCTATGGCGTGCTGTTTCAGCCCTCGATGGCGACGCTGCTGGCCGCGCCGGATCTGCGGGCTACATCATCCTATAGTGAAGTCCTCGATATCCTCGATGAAGCCATTTATATCAATAGCAGATCGGCCTCAAAGAGGGCCACGACTTTCCTGGGGAGCGCTTTCGGCTGA
- a CDS encoding SH3 domain-containing protein, translating into MNRRALLATLLLTPLIGAASLLAPGTAAAMPMLRQTGRVTGYPLPRFASLKADRVRMRAGPSTDYPVRFIYEARGLPVEIIEEYDNWRQVRDSDGTSGWMSAVMLSGARTGLVAPWRGSKGDLVMLRTRPLATAAITAQLQPRVRLKIGGCDGHWCSVSVERGGPSGFVRQGLVWGVYPGETIGN; encoded by the coding sequence GTGAACCGCCGCGCCCTGCTGGCCACCCTGTTGCTGACCCCGTTGATCGGGGCGGCAAGCCTGCTTGCGCCCGGCACGGCTGCGGCCATGCCGATGCTGCGGCAGACGGGTCGCGTCACCGGCTATCCGCTACCGCGATTTGCCTCGTTGAAGGCCGACAGGGTGCGGATGCGGGCTGGCCCTTCCACCGATTACCCGGTCCGCTTTATCTACGAGGCACGGGGGCTACCGGTGGAAATCATCGAGGAATATGACAATTGGCGGCAGGTTCGCGACAGCGACGGCACCAGCGGCTGGATGTCGGCTGTCATGCTCAGCGGCGCGCGCACCGGCCTTGTCGCCCCCTGGCGCGGCTCAAAAGGCGATCTCGTCATGCTGCGCACCCGCCCCCTTGCCACGGCTGCCATCACCGCCCAACTCCAGCCACGGGTACGGCTGAAAATCGGCGGCTGCGATGGGCATTGGTGTTCCGTCTCGGTAGAACGAGGTGGCCCTTCCGGCTTTGTCCGGCAGGGCCTGGTCTGGGGCGTTTATCCCGGAGAAACCATCGGCAATTGA
- the mhpT gene encoding 3-(3-hydroxy-phenyl)propionate transporter MhpT, whose protein sequence is MLSTTSRPGSSRIIFLVFLAAMIEGFDLQAAGVAAPKLAPVFGLTPAQMGLFFSSATFGLIFGAVSGGMISDRFGRRLGLSLALFIFGIFSLATAAVTSVEGLIAMRFLTGVGLGGALPNLVAIAVESTTPERRGRAVSIMYAGIPFGGAIASVVAMAGLHDDWRTIFIAGGIMPMLLVLPLFMMLPQLKVEKSEKTKKEGAWRQVFSPDTALRSILLWTGFFFGIMVLYLLLNWLPTLLVTRGLDRQQAGLIQVIFNIAGAVGGLTGGWFLDGKRKVLNGSLCFLLLVVSLVLLGLAPANFAANAIAGALIGVSVMAAQSLLYGIAPQCYAPDVRGTGVGLAVAVGRFGSVVGPLFAGGLIAAGRSPTEVLMAIVPVAVIAGIATVLLLSRLRDLPQDSTAKGVPGHATPSMVKP, encoded by the coding sequence ATGCTGTCGACAACATCGCGACCGGGCTCGTCCCGGATCATTTTTCTGGTTTTTCTGGCGGCGATGATTGAAGGTTTCGACCTTCAGGCTGCGGGCGTGGCGGCGCCGAAATTGGCGCCGGTCTTCGGGCTGACACCCGCCCAGATGGGGCTGTTCTTTTCTTCTGCCACCTTCGGCCTGATCTTTGGCGCCGTTTCCGGCGGCATGATCTCCGACCGGTTCGGACGCCGCTTGGGTCTTAGCCTGGCGCTTTTCATCTTCGGGATCTTCTCGCTCGCCACGGCAGCAGTCACATCCGTGGAAGGGCTGATCGCCATGCGTTTCCTCACCGGCGTCGGCCTGGGCGGGGCGTTGCCGAACCTGGTGGCCATAGCTGTCGAATCGACCACGCCGGAGCGCCGCGGCCGGGCGGTGTCAATCATGTATGCTGGTATTCCGTTTGGTGGGGCGATTGCCAGCGTGGTGGCCATGGCTGGCCTGCATGACGACTGGCGCACCATTTTCATTGCCGGCGGTATCATGCCGATGCTGCTCGTGCTGCCGCTGTTTATGATGCTGCCGCAGCTCAAGGTCGAAAAGTCAGAAAAGACCAAGAAGGAGGGTGCTTGGCGTCAGGTGTTCTCCCCCGATACGGCGCTGCGCAGCATCCTGCTCTGGACGGGTTTCTTCTTTGGCATCATGGTGCTCTATCTGCTTCTCAACTGGTTGCCGACCCTTCTGGTGACGCGCGGGCTGGATCGCCAGCAGGCCGGTCTCATCCAGGTGATCTTCAATATCGCCGGGGCCGTGGGTGGCTTGACGGGTGGATGGTTCCTTGATGGGAAGCGCAAGGTTCTCAACGGTTCGCTCTGCTTCCTTCTTTTGGTGGTCTCTCTTGTGCTGCTGGGACTGGCACCGGCCAATTTTGCCGCCAATGCCATTGCCGGTGCGTTGATCGGGGTGAGCGTCATGGCGGCCCAGTCACTGCTCTACGGCATTGCGCCGCAATGCTACGCGCCCGATGTTCGTGGCACCGGCGTGGGACTTGCCGTCGCGGTCGGACGCTTCGGTTCGGTGGTCGGGCCGCTGTTTGCCGGTGGTTTGATTGCTGCTGGACGCTCGCCGACCGAGGTGTTGATGGCGATCGTGCCGGTGGCTGTTATCGCTGGTATCGCAACCGTTCTGCTGTTGTCACGGCTGCGCGACCTGCCGCAGGATAGCACTGCGAAGGGTGTGCCAGGCCATGCAACGCCCTCCATGGTCAAGCCTTGA
- a CDS encoding Ivy family c-type lysozyme inhibitor: MPRWILLLTALACLFAIPAAAENLSGNFLAQTVKTSKPHRDALTGLVRGRQGIPLWVLNMVRKDDYIGLASVEMPVDAKPMQLFYACQPKRCEQSAVRVLFSADGKHAVMRIQDQAEGEIFLGTPSEAEKTALARAPG; this comes from the coding sequence ATGCCCCGTTGGATACTGCTGCTGACCGCTCTTGCCTGCCTTTTTGCGATTCCGGCAGCAGCTGAAAATCTTTCCGGCAATTTCCTTGCGCAGACCGTGAAAACCTCCAAGCCGCATCGCGATGCGCTGACGGGGCTGGTGCGCGGGCGGCAGGGCATTCCGCTCTGGGTGCTGAACATGGTCCGCAAGGATGATTATATCGGGCTGGCTTCGGTCGAAATGCCTGTTGACGCCAAGCCCATGCAATTATTCTACGCCTGCCAACCAAAACGATGCGAGCAAAGCGCCGTTCGTGTGCTGTTTTCCGCCGATGGCAAGCATGCGGTGATGCGTATTCAGGACCAGGCGGAAGGCGAGATCTTCCTCGGTACGCCAAGCGAGGCGGAAAAGACTGCATTGGCGCGCGCTCCCGGCTGA
- the ppdK gene encoding pyruvate, phosphate dikinase, translating to MGKWVYSFGGGKAEGGAGDVEHLGGKGANLAEMAGLGLPVPPGLTIVTDACTHFYAHGRSLADDMKAEVLAGIDLIEAETGRTFGNAKNPLLLSVRSGARTSMPGMMDTVLNLGLNDETVVGLAHRAGDARFAWDSYRRFIQMYGDVVLGLDHEVFEEILEHEKGRFGHELDTELSADEWQHVTDLYKQLIEDELGEPFPQDPEVQLWGAVAAVFASWMNARAITYRQLHNIPGHWGTAVNIQAMVFGNLGSSSATGVAFTRNPSTGENQLYGEFLVNAQGEDVVAGIRTPQSLSERARLESGSDKPSMEKLMPKAFAEFTAVCAQLETHYRDMQDVEFTIERGKLWMLQTRSGKRTTKAAMKIAVDMVAEGLIDEDEAVSRIEPASLDQLLHPTIDPRVARDVIGSGLPASPGAATGEIVFTAEDAVSAKEEGRKVILVRMETSPEDIHGMHAAEAILTTRGGMTSHAAVVARGMGIPCVAGAGSMRVDIRNGVLLGVGVKLKKGDIITIDGSSGQVLQGAVPMLQPELSGDFAQLMQWADRTRRMTVRTNADTPGDARAARSFGAEGIGLCRTEHMFFEGERIHVMREMILAENEAGRRAALDKLLPMQRSDFTELFTIMHGLPVTIRLLDPPLHEFLPKTAKEITEVAVAMGMEPRALAQRVEALHEFNPMLGHRGCRLAISYPEIAEMQARAIFEAAVAAGLETGAPVVPEIMVPLVGLRSELDYVKGVIDRIASEVMREGKLEISYLVGTMIELPRAAIRAHVIAEAAEFFSFGTNDLTQTTFGMSRDDAAAFLPTYQRKGIIERDPFISLDFDGVGELIRMAAERGRQTRPDMKLGICGEHGGDPASIHFCEDVGLDYVSCSPFRVPIARLSAAQASIKQRRLMAKEV from the coding sequence ATGGGGAAGTGGGTCTACAGCTTCGGCGGCGGCAAGGCTGAGGGCGGTGCTGGCGATGTTGAACATTTGGGTGGTAAAGGTGCCAATCTCGCTGAAATGGCGGGCCTTGGCCTGCCCGTGCCGCCGGGTCTGACGATTGTCACGGATGCGTGCACGCATTTCTACGCCCATGGTCGCAGTCTGGCCGACGACATGAAGGCAGAGGTGCTGGCCGGTATCGACCTGATCGAAGCCGAGACCGGACGCACGTTCGGCAACGCCAAAAATCCCCTGCTTCTGTCGGTGCGCTCGGGTGCGCGCACCTCCATGCCGGGCATGATGGATACGGTGCTCAATCTCGGCCTGAACGATGAGACGGTGGTCGGTCTTGCCCATCGCGCCGGAGACGCTCGCTTTGCCTGGGACAGTTACCGCCGCTTCATTCAGATGTATGGCGATGTCGTTCTGGGGCTGGATCATGAAGTGTTCGAGGAAATCCTTGAGCATGAGAAGGGCCGGTTTGGCCATGAACTCGACACCGAACTGAGCGCCGATGAATGGCAGCATGTGACTGACCTCTACAAGCAATTGATCGAGGATGAGCTGGGCGAACCCTTTCCGCAGGACCCTGAGGTTCAGCTCTGGGGGGCGGTGGCCGCGGTGTTTGCCAGCTGGATGAACGCCCGCGCCATCACCTATCGGCAGTTGCACAATATTCCCGGCCATTGGGGCACGGCGGTCAATATCCAGGCCATGGTGTTTGGCAATCTCGGCTCCAGTTCGGCCACAGGGGTGGCATTTACCCGCAACCCGTCGACGGGCGAAAACCAGCTTTACGGCGAGTTTCTGGTCAATGCCCAGGGTGAGGACGTGGTAGCGGGTATCCGCACCCCGCAATCCCTGAGTGAGCGGGCGCGGCTGGAAAGCGGTTCCGACAAGCCGTCGATGGAAAAGCTGATGCCCAAGGCCTTTGCCGAGTTTACGGCGGTCTGCGCGCAGCTTGAAACCCATTACCGCGACATGCAGGATGTGGAATTCACCATTGAGCGCGGCAAGCTGTGGATGTTGCAGACCCGCTCCGGCAAGCGCACCACCAAGGCGGCCATGAAGATCGCTGTCGATATGGTGGCGGAAGGGCTGATCGATGAGGACGAGGCGGTGTCGCGCATCGAGCCGGCGTCGCTGGACCAGCTTTTGCATCCCACCATCGATCCGCGCGTGGCGCGGGATGTGATCGGCTCCGGCCTGCCAGCGTCTCCGGGCGCGGCTACCGGCGAGATCGTCTTTACCGCCGAAGACGCGGTCAGTGCCAAGGAAGAAGGCCGCAAGGTTATTCTGGTGCGCATGGAAACCAGCCCGGAAGACATTCACGGCATGCATGCCGCCGAAGCCATCCTGACCACCCGTGGTGGCATGACCAGCCATGCGGCGGTGGTGGCGCGCGGCATGGGCATTCCCTGCGTGGCCGGTGCCGGCAGCATGCGGGTCGATATCCGCAATGGCGTGCTGCTGGGCGTCGGCGTCAAGCTGAAGAAGGGTGATATCATCACCATAGATGGTTCATCCGGCCAGGTTTTGCAGGGTGCCGTGCCGATGCTGCAACCGGAATTGTCGGGGGATTTTGCCCAGCTGATGCAATGGGCGGACCGCACGCGTCGCATGACGGTGCGCACCAATGCCGACACGCCGGGCGATGCGCGGGCCGCCCGCTCTTTCGGCGCTGAGGGTATCGGACTTTGCCGCACCGAACATATGTTTTTCGAAGGTGAGCGCATCCATGTGATGCGCGAAATGATTCTCGCTGAAAACGAAGCGGGTCGCCGGGCTGCCCTCGACAAGCTGTTGCCAATGCAGCGCTCGGACTTTACCGAGCTGTTCACCATCATGCATGGCCTGCCGGTGACGATCCGCCTGCTCGATCCGCCGCTGCACGAATTCCTGCCGAAGACGGCCAAGGAAATTACCGAGGTGGCCGTGGCGATGGGCATGGAGCCGCGCGCTCTGGCGCAGCGAGTCGAGGCTTTGCACGAGTTCAACCCCATGCTCGGCCATCGCGGCTGCCGGTTGGCGATTTCCTATCCTGAAATTGCCGAGATGCAGGCGCGGGCGATTTTCGAAGCCGCCGTTGCCGCAGGCCTTGAGACCGGTGCACCGGTCGTACCTGAGATCATGGTGCCGCTGGTCGGGCTGCGCTCCGAGCTGGATTATGTGAAGGGCGTGATCGACCGGATTGCCTCTGAAGTGATGCGGGAAGGCAAGCTGGAAATCTCCTATCTGGTCGGCACGATGATCGAGCTGCCGCGTGCCGCCATCCGCGCCCATGTGATTGCCGAGGCCGCCGAATTTTTCTCCTTCGGCACCAACGACCTGACCCAGACGACGTTCGGCATGTCACGCGACGACGCAGCCGCCTTCCTTCCGACCTATCAGCGCAAGGGGATTATCGAGCGCGATCCATTCATCTCGCTGGATTTCGACGGGGTCGGCGAGTTGATCCGCATGGCCGCCGAGCGCGGTCGCCAGACCCGTCCCGATATGAAGCTCGGTATTTGCGGCGAACATGGCGGCGACCCGGCCTCGATCCATTTCTGCGAGGATGTCGGGCTGGATTATGTCTCCTGCTCACCCTTCCGGGTGCCGATTGCCCGGCTGTCCGCCGCCCAGGCAAGTATCAAGCAAAGGCGCCTCATGGCGAAGGAAGTTTGA
- a CDS encoding pilus assembly protein TadG-related protein: MRFKDLLSKFIADDNGNFAIMSAILLMPLLLAVGAAVDYSSARDHRNDIQVTADSAILAAASSYSSSSGVDSLAAGIDSYLDSKLTDQGSNDVDTAAVPKRLSGPTLSADGKEICIVVGEGVPTSFMQLAGVKTVDVSAKSCAALPGNIDLEVSLVLDVSSSMIEEGRFVPMQTAVKSFLTSFANDATVAKRSKIAIAPFSSRFNIGLTHKDWLKAYGGNDAVPSRWTDPKSYYKDSKYSFSQWIDNVTTLAYTSSNYYWIGCVEPRADVEMKDNGAIGTYGLSDAPPSTEAFVAQDYNTGSSTSFCPPPIVPLTSSFSTLQSAIADMTSEGSTRLDAGMLAGWYTLSPKWRSAWGGGTAPADYSEKVKKVIVFMTDGEMNVKFGSTDPAKSSTEKLDWICDKNRTKSCNDTATNALLTTCDSIKSNNIEIYAISYSSEADVQNLQTCSSGTKYYFSASTTNIKDVYTAISKNIIGSTVRLTQ, encoded by the coding sequence ATGCGCTTTAAAGACCTGCTTTCAAAATTCATCGCTGATGACAATGGCAATTTTGCCATCATGTCGGCCATTCTGCTGATGCCGTTGCTTTTGGCCGTCGGTGCGGCGGTGGACTACAGTTCAGCGCGGGATCATCGCAACGATATTCAGGTAACCGCCGATTCGGCTATCCTGGCTGCGGCGTCGAGCTATTCCTCGTCTTCCGGCGTTGATTCCCTGGCAGCTGGGATCGACAGCTATCTTGATTCCAAATTGACGGATCAGGGTTCCAATGACGTCGATACCGCCGCAGTGCCCAAGCGGTTAAGTGGGCCGACCTTGTCGGCGGATGGCAAGGAAATCTGCATTGTCGTTGGCGAAGGCGTTCCGACCAGTTTCATGCAACTGGCCGGGGTCAAGACCGTAGACGTCTCCGCCAAATCCTGTGCAGCGCTGCCGGGCAATATTGATCTCGAAGTGTCCCTGGTGCTCGACGTCTCCAGCTCGATGATCGAGGAAGGTCGTTTTGTGCCGATGCAGACGGCAGTGAAGAGCTTTTTGACCTCTTTTGCCAATGATGCCACGGTTGCCAAACGCAGCAAGATTGCCATCGCGCCGTTTTCCAGCCGTTTCAACATTGGCCTCACCCATAAGGACTGGTTGAAGGCTTATGGTGGCAATGATGCCGTTCCTAGCCGTTGGACCGATCCCAAGTCCTATTATAAGGACTCGAAATATAGTTTCAGCCAGTGGATCGATAATGTCACGACGCTGGCCTATACCTCCAGTAATTATTACTGGATTGGCTGCGTCGAGCCGCGCGCCGACGTGGAAATGAAGGATAATGGTGCCATCGGTACCTACGGCCTGAGCGATGCGCCACCCAGCACCGAGGCTTTCGTGGCGCAGGATTACAACACCGGCTCTTCCACCAGCTTCTGCCCGCCGCCCATCGTTCCCCTGACATCGAGCTTTAGTACGTTGCAAAGCGCTATCGCGGACATGACATCAGAAGGCTCCACCCGGCTCGATGCCGGGATGCTGGCGGGCTGGTATACGCTGTCGCCCAAATGGCGTTCGGCATGGGGTGGTGGGACCGCGCCCGCCGACTATTCCGAGAAGGTCAAGAAGGTCATTGTTTTCATGACCGATGGTGAGATGAATGTGAAATTTGGTTCCACGGACCCTGCCAAGAGCAGTACCGAAAAGCTGGACTGGATTTGTGATAAAAACCGCACAAAATCCTGCAATGACACTGCCACCAATGCGCTTCTGACAACTTGCGACTCGATCAAATCCAACAATATCGAGATTTACGCGATTTCCTATAGTTCGGAAGCCGATGTCCAGAATTTGCAGACCTGTTCCAGCGGCACCAAATATTACTTCAGCGCCTCCACCACCAATATCAAGGATGTCTATACGGCGATCTCCAAGAACATTATCGGCAGTACGGTGCGGCTGACGCAGTGA
- a CDS encoding 2OG-Fe dioxygenase family protein: protein MQGNISVLKHSDPANVTNIDVCQQLHDFDFVFLEGNNFLDVIHQSHFSSQDIADFQASWDDLKPDTYMADGGKYRLRRHATLTGAPKGGPVTLEKHQPHFQTTSYNPLNGGIERHFEPVLASTIENPVMQAIFSFASSTFGALSPFSTWHMELHQFRIEAVQTGGKPTPEGVHRDGVDFVLMVLINRQNIVGGETSILDRDGVKLAEFTLTDPFDAAIVNDERVAHGVTPITKLDPDQQGLRDVLVLTFRRK from the coding sequence ATGCAAGGCAATATTTCAGTTTTAAAGCACAGCGATCCGGCCAATGTGACCAATATCGATGTCTGCCAACAGTTGCATGACTTCGATTTTGTGTTTCTTGAAGGCAACAATTTTCTCGATGTCATTCATCAAAGCCATTTTAGCAGCCAGGACATTGCTGATTTTCAGGCGTCCTGGGATGATCTTAAGCCGGATACCTATATGGCCGACGGTGGCAAATATCGCCTTCGCCGGCACGCAACCCTGACGGGCGCGCCCAAGGGCGGGCCCGTCACTCTCGAAAAGCATCAGCCGCATTTCCAGACGACATCCTACAACCCTCTGAATGGCGGCATTGAGCGCCATTTCGAGCCGGTATTGGCATCGACCATTGAAAATCCGGTGATGCAGGCGATTTTCTCTTTTGCATCCAGCACATTTGGCGCTCTTTCGCCGTTTTCGACCTGGCACATGGAGTTGCATCAGTTCCGCATTGAGGCTGTGCAGACCGGTGGAAAGCCAACACCTGAAGGCGTTCACCGCGACGGTGTGGATTTCGTGCTGATGGTTCTCATCAATCGGCAGAATATTGTTGGTGGCGAAACCTCCATCCTGGATCGGGACGGCGTCAAGCTGGCGGAATTTACGCTGACGGACCCCTTCGATGCTGCAATTGTCAATGATGAACGCGTTGCCCATGGCGTAACGCCGATCACCAAGCTCGATCCCGACCAGCAGGGCCTGCGCGATGTTCTGGTCCTGACCTTCCGCCGCAAATAA
- a CDS encoding LysE family translocator, whose translation MEQILLIASITWLAVLSPGADFAMVSRNSFLYGRKSGLAASMGIAIACWFHVIYAMFGIAIIQHIFPNILDIIKFVGAAYLVYAGLATAFSKIRDVEGSLVPSDRSMGREMMTGILTNGLNPKTSIFVISLYTQFIGKDTPLSHQLLWGLFISLSHLLWFASVSTFLSNPAIRTVVLRRQRLFNILIGVVLASLGAILFTAGTLGSGAQ comes from the coding sequence ATGGAACAAATACTTCTGATTGCTTCGATAACCTGGCTGGCCGTTCTCAGCCCCGGCGCGGATTTTGCCATGGTGTCGCGCAATAGTTTTCTCTATGGCCGCAAATCCGGGCTGGCGGCCTCGATGGGCATTGCCATCGCCTGCTGGTTTCATGTGATCTATGCCATGTTCGGCATTGCGATCATCCAGCATATTTTCCCCAATATTCTGGATATCATCAAATTCGTCGGCGCGGCCTATCTGGTCTATGCGGGCCTGGCCACGGCCTTCAGCAAGATACGCGATGTCGAAGGCAGTCTGGTTCCCAGCGACAGATCCATGGGCCGGGAAATGATGACGGGTATTCTGACCAATGGTCTCAATCCGAAGACGTCGATTTTCGTGATCAGTCTCTACACGCAATTCATCGGCAAGGACACGCCGCTGTCCCACCAATTGCTTTGGGGCCTGTTCATCTCCCTGTCGCATTTGCTGTGGTTCGCATCCGTTTCGACCTTTCTGTCCAACCCGGCCATTCGAACCGTTGTGCTGCGTCGCCAGCGCCTGTTCAATATCCTGATCGGGGTCGTGCTCGCCTCGCTGGGGGCCATTCTGTTCACCGCGGGCACTTTGGGGAGTGGCGCGCAATGA